From a single bacterium genomic region:
- the trpE gene encoding anthranilate synthase component I: MITPSFEEFCRRAERGNLVPISREILADLETPVSVFRKLNSSHFAFLLESVENGDQLGRYSFLGADPFLIFKARGHEQEVIFQNEERDFRTEDSPLKTLRHLMNHYVPVPDPDLPPFTGGAVGFMSYDVVRYFEEIPDENPDDLNLPDCLFMVADSLVAFDHVKRRMILIVNAHVEDDLQRSYDRAVYKLDKLHERVVAPSVPPTPTASDDPRELVTKSTYSKEAFEKAVESAKEYIKAGDIFQVVLSQRLQTEIDCEPFDVYRALRAVNPSPYMFYLSCGDLKLAGSSPEILVRCGEKRVNVRPIAGTRKRGATIEEDKALEKDLLADEKELAEHVMLVDLGRNDVGRVSKYGSVHVTDFKIIERYSHVMHIVSNVEGELQDGKDAFDVLAACFPAGTVSGAPKIRAMEIIDELEPVRRGPYAGAVVYFGFNGTMDSCITIRTAVIKGQTVYVQAGAGLVADSVPATEYEETLNKARGLLSALEMANQGLDQAPRPAAGEEVGAQELS; the protein is encoded by the coding sequence ATGATCACCCCAAGTTTCGAAGAGTTTTGCCGGCGCGCAGAGCGCGGCAATCTGGTCCCCATTTCGCGCGAGATTCTCGCCGATCTCGAAACGCCCGTCTCCGTTTTCCGGAAGCTCAACAGCAGCCATTTTGCCTTCCTGCTTGAGTCCGTCGAGAACGGCGATCAACTCGGACGCTACTCGTTCCTTGGCGCCGATCCGTTTCTGATTTTTAAAGCCCGCGGCCATGAGCAGGAAGTCATCTTCCAGAACGAAGAGCGCGACTTCCGCACAGAAGATTCGCCCCTCAAGACGCTGCGGCACCTGATGAATCATTACGTCCCCGTTCCGGACCCGGACCTGCCCCCCTTCACCGGTGGCGCCGTGGGTTTCATGTCCTATGACGTGGTTCGCTACTTCGAGGAAATCCCCGACGAGAATCCGGACGACCTGAATCTGCCGGACTGCCTGTTCATGGTGGCGGATTCGCTCGTCGCATTCGATCACGTGAAGCGTCGCATGATCCTGATCGTGAATGCGCACGTTGAGGATGATCTTCAGCGTTCCTACGATCGCGCCGTGTACAAGTTGGACAAACTGCACGAGCGCGTTGTCGCGCCGTCCGTTCCTCCGACGCCGACTGCGTCCGACGATCCGCGCGAACTCGTGACGAAGTCGACATACTCGAAGGAGGCCTTCGAGAAGGCGGTCGAAAGCGCGAAGGAATACATCAAGGCCGGCGACATCTTCCAGGTCGTTCTCAGCCAGCGTCTGCAGACAGAGATCGATTGCGAGCCGTTCGATGTTTACCGCGCACTGCGAGCCGTCAATCCATCGCCCTACATGTTCTATCTCAGTTGCGGCGACTTGAAGCTCGCCGGTTCTTCCCCCGAGATTCTCGTTCGTTGCGGGGAAAAACGCGTCAACGTCCGGCCGATTGCGGGTACCCGCAAGCGTGGCGCGACGATCGAGGAAGACAAGGCGCTCGAGAAGGATCTGCTTGCCGACGAGAAAGAACTGGCCGAGCACGTCATGCTCGTGGATCTCGGCCGCAACGATGTCGGTCGCGTGTCGAAGTACGGCAGCGTCCATGTTACCGACTTCAAGATCATCGAACGCTACAGCCACGTCATGCACATCGTCTCGAATGTGGAAGGCGAACTGCAGGACGGCAAGGATGCGTTCGATGTGCTGGCAGCATGTTTCCCGGCCGGCACTGTGAGCGGCGCGCCCAAGATACGTGCGATGGAAATCATCGATGAACTCGAGCCCGTCCGACGCGGTCCGTATGCCGGCGCCGTCGTGTACTTCGGCTTCAACGGCACGATGGATTCCTGCATCACGATCCGCACGGCCGTGATCAAAGGCCAGACCGTCTACGTCCAAGCCGGTGCCGGTCTTGTGGCCGACAGCGTCCCCGCGACGGAGTACGAGGAAACGCTGAACAAGGCCCGCGGTCTGCTGAGTGCGCTCGAGATGGCGAACCAGGGCCTCGACCAGGCGCCGCGTCCCGCCGCCGGCGAAGAAGTGGGCGCCCAGGAGCTTTCATGA
- a CDS encoding D-glycerate dehydrogenase: protein MKVLVTRPIPEIGVTRLRDAGHEVIVREEDSPIPREELLRLLDGCEAAVTMLTERIDEDLLAQHEQLRVVANFAVGFDNIDVPAATKHNVAVTNTPDVLTDATADLAWALMLAAARRVVEGDAYVRSGEWTGWGPLQMRGFHITGKTLGIVGPGRIGGAMGKRAGGFGMKVLYAGNARRPEFESQTGGEMVSLEELLAKSDFVSLHCPLTPKTRHLLGAEQFKLMKSTAVLVNTARGAVIDENALVDALRSGEIGAAGLDVFEQEPKIHSGLFELKNVVMLPHLGSATHQTRDVMAELCAENILAIDRGDWPKTILNPDVLETQI from the coding sequence ATGAAAGTCCTTGTCACACGCCCCATTCCGGAAATCGGCGTCACGCGGCTGCGCGATGCCGGCCACGAAGTCATTGTGCGCGAAGAGGATTCGCCGATTCCGCGCGAGGAACTACTGCGCCTGCTCGATGGCTGCGAAGCGGCCGTCACAATGTTGACGGAACGCATCGACGAGGATCTCCTCGCGCAGCACGAACAACTGCGTGTCGTTGCGAACTTCGCCGTCGGATTTGACAACATCGACGTTCCAGCAGCAACAAAGCACAATGTCGCCGTTACGAACACGCCGGATGTGCTGACCGACGCGACGGCTGACCTCGCGTGGGCTCTGATGCTCGCGGCCGCACGGCGCGTCGTTGAAGGCGACGCCTACGTTCGTTCCGGCGAATGGACCGGTTGGGGGCCGTTGCAGATGCGCGGATTTCATATCACGGGCAAGACGCTCGGCATTGTCGGCCCCGGACGCATCGGCGGCGCAATGGGCAAGCGCGCCGGGGGCTTTGGTATGAAGGTCCTCTACGCTGGCAACGCGCGTCGTCCCGAATTCGAAAGTCAAACCGGCGGCGAGATGGTTTCGCTCGAAGAGCTCCTGGCCAAGTCGGACTTCGTGTCGCTGCACTGTCCGTTGACGCCGAAGACACGCCACCTGCTTGGGGCGGAGCAATTCAAACTGATGAAGTCTACCGCTGTCCTCGTGAATACAGCGCGCGGCGCAGTCATCGACGAGAACGCGCTGGTCGACGCACTTCGCTCAGGAGAGATCGGCGCGGCCGGCCTTGATGTGTTCGAGCAGGAACCGAAGATTCATTCCGGCCTCTTCGAACTAAAGAATGTCGTGATGCTTCCGCATCTCGGCAGCGCCACGCATCAGACCCGCGACGTTATGGCGGAGCTTTGTGCCGAGAACATCCTCGCAATCGATCGCGGCGACTGGCCAAAGACGATCCTGAATCCGGATGTTCTCGAAACGCAGATTTAA
- a CDS encoding class I SAM-dependent methyltransferase, with the protein MSAYENLARYYSDIFPLSEKLCNFLNPLVEQCQDTNKAWLDVGAGTGNLIVWLEENHVEAHGLEPDPDFVAEAQRRLNGSPERIVRGALQDLGNFYGSGQFGAITCLGNVLAHVDSLDEVRAFFSHTASLLASGGAAIVQVVNFDRVLARRTWEFPVLKRNAADGTPIDFQRAYTPQGEHLLFTTALHAGGVEYQNEVRLLPLHRADLMDIAKTCFDRVDLFGDYGSPWSLDAPATILYVTVEPES; encoded by the coding sequence GTGAGCGCCTACGAGAATCTGGCCCGCTATTACTCCGACATCTTTCCCCTGTCGGAAAAGCTCTGTAACTTTCTCAATCCCCTTGTTGAGCAATGTCAGGACACCAACAAGGCGTGGCTCGACGTGGGAGCTGGAACGGGAAACCTGATCGTCTGGTTGGAGGAGAATCACGTCGAGGCTCATGGGCTCGAACCAGATCCCGACTTCGTCGCTGAGGCACAGCGCCGCCTCAATGGCTCTCCAGAACGCATCGTGCGGGGAGCTTTACAAGACCTTGGTAACTTCTACGGAAGTGGGCAGTTTGGCGCCATCACTTGTCTCGGCAATGTACTTGCCCATGTGGATTCTCTGGATGAAGTTCGGGCTTTCTTCAGCCATACGGCATCCCTCCTAGCCTCGGGGGGCGCAGCCATCGTGCAGGTCGTGAACTTCGATCGAGTGCTGGCTCGAAGGACCTGGGAGTTCCCCGTTCTCAAACGGAATGCTGCCGACGGCACCCCGATCGACTTCCAACGAGCCTACACGCCCCAGGGCGAGCACCTTCTCTTCACAACTGCCTTGCATGCCGGCGGTGTGGAATACCAAAACGAAGTCAGGCTTCTCCCACTCCATCGCGCGGACTTGATGGATATCGCGAAGACATGCTTTGATCGCGTCGACCTGTTTGGCGACTACGGCTCCCCGTGGAGTCTCGACGCGCCGGCCACAATCCTCTACGTCACAGTGGAGCCGGAATCATGA
- a CDS encoding lipopolysaccharide kinase InaA family protein, whose protein sequence is MTAKMSPKPWQREALRGLVLPGYEDLDPAGLPWEDAAAKRPLEGEHSVAKRSRSRLVIRIEHEGETLYVKRALARTLPRVVSAFLLGPKTFREWRTAHEWLDQGLRVPEPVLVASQGKRLSYLVTRGLPESWTPLNEWLKTNGLDLEMLKDVGRLARALHDRPAYHADYRTDHIYRTDAPADAPLFERFAFIDLDGAFIGKPVSTEQRRQALVQFLVSLKRRDASVEHAAALVAGYEEASPIGLDPAALFKLAAST, encoded by the coding sequence ATGACCGCCAAGATGTCCCCCAAGCCCTGGCAACGCGAAGCCCTCCGCGGTCTCGTTTTGCCCGGCTACGAGGATCTCGACCCCGCCGGGTTGCCTTGGGAAGACGCTGCTGCAAAGCGGCCCCTGGAAGGCGAACACAGTGTCGCGAAACGTTCCCGCTCCCGACTTGTCATCCGCATCGAGCATGAGGGCGAGACGCTTTACGTCAAGCGCGCCCTTGCCCGGACACTTCCCCGTGTTGTTTCCGCTTTCCTTCTCGGCCCGAAGACCTTTCGCGAGTGGCGTACGGCGCACGAGTGGCTGGATCAGGGCCTTCGCGTGCCGGAGCCCGTCCTTGTTGCATCGCAGGGAAAGCGTCTCTCGTACTTGGTAACTCGCGGGCTGCCGGAGTCCTGGACCCCACTCAACGAATGGCTGAAAACGAACGGCCTCGACCTCGAAATGCTAAAGGACGTTGGACGACTGGCGCGCGCGCTGCACGATCGGCCTGCCTATCACGCCGATTATCGCACGGACCACATCTACCGCACCGACGCGCCTGCAGATGCTCCCCTTTTCGAGCGCTTCGCATTCATCGATCTCGATGGCGCGTTTATCGGCAAGCCGGTGAGCACAGAACAGCGCCGTCAGGCACTCGTGCAGTTTCTTGTTTCCCTCAAACGTCGCGACGCTTCCGTCGAGCACGCCGCCGCGCTCGTCGCTGGATATGAAGAGGCGTCGCCCATTGGTCTCGACCCGGCTGCCCTCTTCAAACTCGCCGCTTCCACTTAA
- the purN gene encoding phosphoribosylglycinamide formyltransferase, whose translation MPDKQILAIVSVVGQDQKGVVARVSTFLAERDVNIEDIEQKVLQGMFFMNMLVDLSDLELPLDQLINGLGDLGQKINMEIEVRLLGRRRERRIVILCTKEPHCLKTLLDDAESGAIEAEISAVWSNRPDLEPMVEKRGLPFRVFDEKDRAARDKEMLAELQALKPDLIVLARYMQILTPEFVQAFPSRIINIHPSLLPYHPGANAYKQAFDTGRRVAGCTAHFVTEDLDEGPIILQDVFHIDYGNDTLDDVKDRGQTLEAKVLSKAVQLFVNGELMVKDNKVVFKPGYDFFKKFHSF comes from the coding sequence GTGCCGGACAAACAGATACTCGCCATCGTTTCCGTCGTCGGCCAGGACCAGAAGGGCGTGGTGGCACGCGTGTCGACGTTCCTGGCCGAGCGCGACGTCAATATCGAGGACATCGAGCAGAAGGTTCTGCAGGGCATGTTCTTCATGAACATGCTGGTGGACTTGTCCGACCTGGAGTTGCCGCTGGACCAGTTGATCAACGGCCTGGGCGATCTGGGTCAGAAGATCAACATGGAGATCGAGGTCCGTCTGCTGGGGCGCCGGCGCGAACGGCGCATCGTGATTCTCTGCACAAAGGAACCGCATTGCCTAAAGACGTTGCTGGACGATGCGGAGTCGGGCGCGATCGAGGCGGAGATTTCTGCCGTCTGGTCCAATCGGCCAGACCTGGAGCCGATGGTCGAGAAGCGTGGCCTGCCGTTCCGGGTCTTCGATGAAAAGGACCGGGCCGCACGCGACAAGGAGATGCTGGCGGAGTTGCAGGCTCTGAAGCCCGACCTCATCGTTCTTGCGCGATACATGCAAATTCTGACACCGGAGTTTGTTCAGGCCTTCCCGAGCCGCATCATTAACATCCACCCCTCGCTCCTCCCCTACCATCCCGGAGCGAATGCGTACAAACAGGCCTTCGACACCGGACGCCGCGTGGCGGGTTGCACGGCGCACTTCGTGACGGAAGATTTGGATGAGGGGCCGATCATCCTCCAGGACGTTTTCCACATCGATTACGGCAACGACACGCTGGATGACGTGAAAGATCGCGGCCAGACGCTGGAGGCGAAAGTGCTCTCGAAAGCGGTGCAACTCTTCGTGAACGGCGAACTGATGGTGAAGGACAACAAGGTTGTCTTCAAACCAGGGTACGACTTCTTCAAGAAGTTCCACTCGTTCTGA
- a CDS encoding sulfite oxidase-like oxidoreductase, whose product MSLFNKLKKASTEPDPNADRVPAGQHLTKGFPVLTYGPTPEIAQQEWTCRVFGLVKEETVVSWDELMAMPQTTLTRDIHCVTTWSKLDTTWTGVRVKDFLAAIEERTGGLAEGAAHVMQHSYGGYTTNVPLADFLEDEVLLAHTYEGRPLDREHGGPVRLVLPKLYFWKSAKWLNGIEFMREDQPGFWERHGYHNYGDPWKEQRFSE is encoded by the coding sequence ATGTCGCTATTCAACAAGCTCAAGAAAGCCAGCACAGAGCCGGATCCGAATGCGGACCGCGTGCCGGCCGGGCAGCACCTGACCAAGGGGTTTCCGGTTCTGACCTACGGACCGACGCCCGAGATCGCCCAGCAGGAGTGGACCTGTCGCGTGTTCGGGCTGGTCAAAGAAGAAACGGTCGTGAGTTGGGATGAGTTGATGGCGATGCCCCAAACGACGCTGACGCGCGATATCCACTGCGTGACGACGTGGTCGAAGCTCGATACGACGTGGACAGGCGTGCGGGTGAAGGACTTCCTCGCGGCGATCGAGGAGCGGACGGGCGGGTTGGCTGAGGGCGCCGCCCACGTGATGCAGCACAGCTATGGCGGGTACACAACGAACGTCCCGCTGGCGGATTTCCTGGAGGACGAGGTGCTGCTGGCCCATACTTACGAGGGCCGACCCCTGGACCGCGAGCACGGCGGACCCGTGCGGCTGGTTCTGCCAAAGCTCTACTTCTGGAAGAGCGCGAAGTGGCTGAATGGCATCGAGTTTATGCGCGAGGATCAGCCGGGATTCTGGGAGCGACACGGCTATCACAACTACGGCGATCCGTGGAAGGAACAGCGCTTCTCCGAGTAG
- a CDS encoding GNAT family N-acetyltransferase: MQIQRLRKGDEERVQAIAEAFKETRLDPESASEILDRNDTILLVAIQRNEVLGFALGFVLPRIDHAGRMLFLYEITVKPGYRRRGIARNLFGEFLRIGNDSGVVKMFVVTNENNYPAMSLCRSMGGKRKSADDVIYEFYFNDTPIEISESSGLHRRLKGL, translated from the coding sequence ATGCAAATCCAGCGGCTGCGAAAAGGCGATGAGGAGCGCGTCCAGGCCATTGCCGAGGCCTTCAAGGAGACTCGCCTCGATCCCGAGAGTGCGTCCGAAATCCTAGATCGGAACGATACGATCCTACTCGTTGCTATTCAACGGAACGAAGTCCTCGGCTTCGCCCTGGGATTCGTTCTTCCGCGCATCGACCACGCCGGCCGCATGTTATTCCTTTACGAAATCACCGTGAAGCCCGGCTATCGTCGCCGCGGCATCGCTCGTAACCTCTTCGGCGAATTCCTTCGCATCGGAAACGACAGCGGCGTCGTGAAGATGTTCGTCGTCACCAACGAGAATAACTACCCAGCCATGAGCCTCTGCCGATCCATGGGCGGAAAGCGCAAGAGCGCCGATGACGTGATCTACGAATTCTACTTCAACGACACGCCGATCGAAATCTCCGAATCCAGCGGACTCCACAGACGACTGAAAGGCCTCTAG
- a CDS encoding DUF2179 domain-containing protein has translation MPWFVPVLVFIARIMDVSIGTVRIITVTKGHKALSAVLGFCEVTIWIFAVSAVIVNIRESLWTVFAYASGFSVGTLVGMVIEEKLAIGTQVIRIVNRTSEFDLSELLRQKGFMVTKVEAAGGLGPSELCFLVVPRKRTQSVLDVVEQNCPSAFITVEDVRRSSVETRLFPGPRSQTPFWKRLTKFK, from the coding sequence ATGCCCTGGTTTGTCCCCGTACTCGTCTTTATCGCACGCATCATGGACGTTTCGATCGGAACCGTCCGCATTATCACGGTCACGAAGGGCCACAAGGCTCTGTCGGCCGTCCTCGGTTTCTGCGAAGTCACCATCTGGATCTTCGCCGTCTCCGCCGTCATTGTGAACATCCGAGAGAGCCTCTGGACGGTCTTTGCCTACGCCTCCGGCTTCTCGGTCGGGACGTTGGTCGGGATGGTCATCGAGGAGAAACTGGCGATCGGCACGCAGGTCATCCGAATCGTCAATCGCACCTCAGAGTTCGACCTGTCGGAGCTCCTTCGCCAGAAGGGCTTCATGGTCACCAAGGTGGAGGCCGCCGGCGGCCTCGGGCCCAGCGAACTCTGCTTCCTGGTCGTCCCGCGAAAGCGCACTCAGTCCGTCCTGGACGTCGTCGAGCAGAACTGTCCTTCCGCCTTCATCACGGTCGAAGATGTCCGCCGGAGTTCCGTCGAGACACGCCTTTTTCCCGGCCCTCGCAGTCAGACCCCCTTCTGGAAGCGCCTCACGAAGTTCAAGTAA
- a CDS encoding ABC transporter permease: protein MTWWLSMLLPIAVVAVLGIAIFPRQAWLFVQSFFPMLLRKLPMALATLWFVATMVFLLTKAAGGEEMWGEGRIDPLVRQTMIEQWGLDQPLWKQYVIHMSQLAQFNTMPSRMQRNKTLRDILADHLPYSMALGLRSIVLAVILGIPIGVLCALFHNRWIDQSGTVLALIGVSVPSFILASLGVYFLARKWQLFPASEWTGPWALWIPAACLGAFPFAAVLRLTRASMLEALREDYIRTARAKGVAEWKVVLRHALRNSLSSVVTYIGPVVAGVLLGSLVVEKIFVIPGLGDFFVKTVSNRDMPLILGLTVFYSALLIFMNLLVDALYPVLNPRLRDE, encoded by the coding sequence GTGACCTGGTGGCTCTCCATGCTTCTGCCCATCGCGGTAGTGGCTGTGCTCGGGATTGCGATCTTCCCGCGCCAGGCTTGGCTCTTCGTCCAATCGTTCTTCCCCATGTTGCTCCGCAAGCTCCCTATGGCGCTGGCGACGCTCTGGTTTGTCGCAACCATGGTTTTTCTTCTGACCAAGGCGGCAGGCGGCGAGGAAATGTGGGGCGAAGGTCGCATCGATCCACTCGTTCGCCAGACCATGATCGAGCAATGGGGACTCGACCAACCGCTGTGGAAGCAGTACGTCATCCACATGAGCCAGTTGGCCCAGTTTAACACCATGCCCTCGCGCATGCAGCGCAACAAGACGCTTCGCGACATCCTGGCCGATCACCTGCCCTACTCTATGGCGCTCGGGCTACGCTCGATCGTGCTTGCGGTTATCCTCGGAATTCCAATCGGCGTCCTGTGCGCGCTCTTCCACAATCGCTGGATCGATCAGAGCGGAACGGTCCTGGCCCTGATTGGAGTGTCCGTTCCCAGCTTCATCCTCGCCTCGCTCGGCGTGTACTTCCTCGCGCGAAAGTGGCAGCTCTTCCCGGCCTCCGAATGGACCGGGCCATGGGCGCTGTGGATTCCCGCGGCTTGCCTCGGAGCGTTCCCCTTCGCGGCCGTCCTGCGCCTGACCCGCGCCTCGATGCTCGAGGCCCTTCGAGAAGACTACATCCGGACGGCCCGTGCGAAAGGCGTCGCCGAGTGGAAGGTTGTCCTGCGTCACGCGCTCAGAAATTCACTCAGCTCCGTCGTGACCTATATCGGTCCCGTCGTCGCTGGCGTACTCCTCGGCAGCCTCGTGGTGGAGAAGATCTTCGTGATTCCCGGGCTTGGCGACTTCTTCGTAAAGACGGTCAGCAATCGTGATATGCCACTGATATTGGGGTTGACCGTTTTCTACAGCGCACTCTTGATCTTTATGAACTTACTGGTGGATGCACTGTATCCGGTCCTGAATCCGCGCTTGCGCGATGAATAG
- a CDS encoding protein kinase, producing MSKENYICVAITGKGYVPTTFVLDDPLIRVGRSSSNDIVLDPYLNAAVSRRHLVLRRKAANSWFVVDLESTRGTYLNGKRVTEETEIFPRDVIQLGLDGPMMMVTWRTGDETSSTLHRPAGSRLSPLPFPLALYGDFPYKYRVFQKLGEGGYGQVWRALSRQDRKWVAVKFLRPELLLSEGSDSTIRIDNLVQRFRREAELTRRLAEMGTPGIAQVYEVGGEPEEGFLYMVLEYIEGRSLDRILAKHGPLPAKLVCRYMLQVARSLDAAHNVRWKSSEDTHEMRGIVHRDVKPSNMIIRKKDNTAILCDFGIAAIEEGADRLTLPQVRVMTYKFTSPEVLIENTIAPATDLWGLAVTTFILLTGGHFPYDGIDAAETLRQIRQGHMNPLGGYRRGLHPRLLELVHQALSPRPEERPLSAREWISELEWLEATVIEEPDPLNSAETQADSEESAPSHP from the coding sequence TTGAGTAAAGAGAACTACATCTGCGTCGCGATCACGGGCAAAGGCTACGTGCCCACGACATTCGTTCTCGACGACCCGCTGATTCGCGTCGGTCGCTCCTCCAGCAACGACATCGTCCTCGATCCCTATCTGAACGCCGCGGTCTCACGGCGCCACCTGGTCCTTCGTCGAAAGGCCGCTAACAGTTGGTTCGTCGTCGACCTGGAAAGCACCCGTGGCACTTATCTGAATGGCAAGCGTGTGACGGAAGAGACCGAGATCTTCCCGCGCGACGTCATTCAATTGGGGCTCGATGGTCCGATGATGATGGTGACCTGGCGCACGGGCGACGAAACCAGTTCCACGCTGCACCGCCCGGCAGGAAGTCGACTCTCCCCGCTTCCATTCCCACTTGCGCTATATGGGGATTTCCCCTATAAGTATCGTGTTTTCCAGAAACTCGGCGAAGGCGGATACGGACAGGTCTGGCGTGCGCTCAGCCGCCAGGATCGTAAATGGGTCGCCGTGAAGTTCCTCCGTCCCGAACTCCTGCTGAGTGAGGGAAGCGACTCTACCATCCGAATCGACAACCTGGTTCAGCGGTTCCGCCGTGAAGCCGAACTGACGCGTCGCCTGGCAGAGATGGGGACGCCTGGAATCGCGCAGGTCTACGAAGTCGGCGGCGAACCCGAGGAAGGCTTCCTCTATATGGTTCTCGAATACATCGAGGGCCGTTCGCTCGATCGCATTCTCGCTAAGCACGGCCCATTGCCGGCCAAGCTGGTTTGCCGCTACATGCTGCAGGTGGCGCGCAGTCTGGACGCCGCGCACAATGTCCGCTGGAAATCTTCAGAGGATACCCACGAGATGCGTGGGATCGTTCACCGCGATGTGAAGCCCAGCAACATGATCATTCGCAAAAAGGATAACACGGCAATCCTCTGCGACTTCGGCATCGCTGCCATCGAGGAAGGGGCTGACCGCCTGACTTTGCCCCAGGTGCGCGTGATGACCTACAAGTTCACATCGCCGGAGGTCCTGATCGAGAACACCATCGCACCGGCAACGGACCTCTGGGGATTGGCGGTCACGACGTTCATCCTGCTGACCGGTGGGCATTTCCCTTACGATGGAATCGACGCGGCGGAGACCCTGCGCCAAATCAGGCAGGGACACATGAATCCTCTCGGCGGATACCGGCGCGGTCTTCACCCACGGCTGCTCGAACTGGTTCACCAGGCGTTGAGTCCGCGCCCCGAGGAACGTCCCCTCTCTGCGCGCGAGTGGATATCTGAGCTCGAATGGCTGGAGGCCACCGTGATCGAGGAGCCCGATCCGCTGAACTCCGCGGAGACACAGGCCGACTCCGAAGAATCAGCCCCTTCTCATCCATGA